The Candidatus Rubidus massiliensis DNA segment TATGCTTTTACATCTTGCGCTACAATCTTCTCAATACGCTTTATTAGTATTTTCTGGTGTACCTTTAGCTCTTACTGGCGGGATTATCATGTTATGGTTAAGAAGAATGCCATTTTCGATATCAGCAGCTATCGGATTTATTGCTTTGTCGGGAATAGCCGTTTTAAATAGCCTTGTTTTAATTACTTACATTAATCAATTACGTGAAAATGGAATGGAAAAAGAAGAATCCATCATTATTGGCGCTTCAACAAGACTTAGGCCTGTTTTGATGACAGCGTTAGTCGCTTCTTTAGGCTTTTTACCAATGGCTTTATCTACGAGTACAGGCGCTGAAGTGCAAAAACCTTTAGCTTCAGTTGTTATTGGTGGGCTAATAAGTGCAACGATTTTGACCTTACTAGCTTTACCATCACTTTATAAGCTTTTTTCTAAGAATAAAGATGAGTTAGAAAATAGAAATATTTAAAACGTGTATAATAAAATAGTCATGTAAATTTATTTTAGAGAAAATAACTATTCCTTTATCTATGATGATAAAAAAATAATCTAAGTAGAAAAATGCTTTATAGAGCACATCCCTGGCATGGCGTACAATTAGGTGAGAATTCACCAGAAATTGTGAACTGTTATATTGAGATGGTTCCAACCGATACCATTAAGTATGAACTTGATAAGGAAACTGGTATTCTTAAAGTTGATCGCCCCCAAAAATATTCAAGTTTATGCCCAAGTTTATATGGCTTTTTACCGCAAACTTACTGTGGTAAACACATTGGCGATTATTGTGCCAAAAAAATTAATAAATCCAATATTAAAGGGGATGATGACCCTTTAGATGTCTGTGTTCTCACTGAAAAGACTATTCCAAGGGGAGATATTATTTTACAAGCGATCCCAATTGGCGGTTTTCGATTACTTGATGGCGATGAGGCTGATGATAAAATTATAGCCGTACTAGTAGATGATTTTGTCTATGGAAAAATTAAAGATATTAGCGATTGTCCAAAAGAATTGATAGAACGGTTAAGGCATTATTTTTTAACTTATAAAGACTCTCCTGATCGAGAGAATAGTAAAGTGCAAATTACGCATATTTTTTCTGCCAAAGAAGCGCATGAAGTGATTGAGCTTGCTTTTTTAGATTATAAAGAAAAATTCTCTATTTAAATATATTTGCTTTTTGTCTCTTTAAGATAATAAATATGCAAAGCGTTCAATTGACTCAGAGCTTCTTGGTATTGTTTTGACAGATTATTAAGATGAATCTTTTGCTGCTCACTTTTATTAGTGATCTGCCCAAATTTTTCTAGATCTTGTTTAATTATCTCTAACTGACTTTCAAAGTTTTGCTTCAAGGATTCATAATTTTGAATGATGAAATCTTGAAGGTTTTGATTAGCTTTAGCAAGTTTTTGTCCTTTTTCGATTGCTAGTTTTTCAATTCCTGAAACATAGTTAAAGCTTTTAATTATATACCGAATTAGAGCAGATAGGCCAAAAGTAGAGGCAGCTATACATACCTCACCATAACCTATATTAGTATTTTTTTGTTTTGCGTTAAATTTTGCAAAAAGGGACCCTTCTATTTGACCCCCTATAAAAGTCATAGCTATAAAGAGTCCTAAAGCAACAAAGGAAGCTGAAAGGAAGAAACCTGAAACGGCGCAAAAAACAATCGCTGCTACTGCACAGGTCCAAAAGGCGAGTGAAAGTATACTTACAATTTTGTGTGTAATACTGGATTTTTTTGAGACTTCTAGCCTTTTTACTAAGTCTGTAAATTTTGCTATTTTACAGGTTAATGGTGGGCTAAGAACAGTAGTTTGAGGGGCTGATTGACTAAATAGTTCCCATGTTTTTTCTGAAATGGGGGGAAGTTCTTTTAGGTTAGTTAAGGAAGGTAACAAAACTTTAGAATCATTCTCAACTTTTATACTCATAACAGCCTCATTTTAAGGATGTAAGATTAAATAAAAGATGTTAAGAAAATATAAAGTCTAATGCTAATAGTATCTTTTAAGGCACAGGATCATCGCCAAAGTATTTAGAGCTTGGGTAACATTTTAAAATTCGTTTTAAACCAAGCCAGCTTCCTTTAAAAGCACCATATTTTTTTATAGCTTGTAAAGTATATTCTGAGCAGCTTGGCGTAAAACGACAGCAGTTGCCAAGCATTGGACTTATCGCTAATTGATAAAAGCGAATAAGGATAATACATAACGTTTTCATATAATTTTAAAAACGTCGCGCATTAAGGAAAGTAATACTTCTGTTACGATGAGCAAAATAATAATCCACTCAAGTCTTGAAGAATGTTGGTGGTTAAGTTCATTGTTTAACATCTGAAATAACTCGTGCACAACATCCAAACGATGATTTAAACTATCTACTCTTGTTTCTAAATCTAAATAATTGGCAATGTTTAAGTAGAGTTGTTCCAACTCAGGGTATTCCCAAAAAAATTCAGGGGTGTCTAAAACATCCACATTTAAATTGACAGAGTTGCGCTCAATAAATAATTCCCCCATTTTTCGTCGTATTTCTTTTCGAGAAAGGGGGATTCGACCGTGTTTTGCTAAATCTTGAGGAATGTCTTTGGATTGATTAAATGTTTTTTGAATGGCAGTTTCAAATGTGCCAAGCTTGACCGATTGGGCAATTCCATGTGATATAGCTAATTTGGTCAAAGGATTATGATCAGTTAAAATAATTTCATCTTCGACGATTTTTGATGTATCACCATATACATAAGTGAATTCATCTTTTTCAATCTCTTCTAAAGATTGAATTTCAAATTCAGTTAACTCGTCAAAGAATGGTTTTTCTAAATTTTTAGGTAAGCCCCAAATAATTGTAGCCCCATAAGAAAAGCAAAAAATATGCGCATCGATGGTATTCTTTTGGATAGCTATATGTACAACATCACGATGATTCGTACATTGATAAGAATGACGAAAATGTTCGTAAAGCGACTTTAATTTATAGGCAGTGGCTGTGCAGTAGGCGCGGCAGTCCATGATAGTTTTTTAGTTTTATTGCGATTATAAGGATTTTTTGAATTATTGGAAAGTATGGTATTTGTTTTGCGAAAGGGGGGACTTGAACCCCCACGAGGTTTCCCTCACTACCACCTCAAAGTAGCGCGTATACCGATTCCGCCACTTTCGCATTTAGAGTTGTAAGCAACTACAATAGCAACAATTAGCATAAATTTGCAAGAATAATCATGTAACAATACTTTCTTGAAAAAGAATATTAATTTTATTTTGCATTTCCTCAGGTATAGAAAACGATTGTATAGAGCTAAATGATGTAGCAAACGTAAACGAATTCAAAAAATACACTTCTTCTTTCATAAGACGAAGTGTTGGAGATTCATATACATCGTTATCTAAGGATAAAGGATATACGCCTTCATGTCTTAATAATTTCAGCTTAAAACTTTCACTTAAGTTTGTGGCATCAAGGCAAGCTCTTTTAAGATACGATAATGTAAGCTGAAATAACATAGGAGTGGGTTTTTCAAAAGGTAGCCCTTTTTTTAAATCTTTTAAAAGGGTAGATGCCGTTTCAAGTTTTGTTAAATTCTGCCTTAGAGGTAGAAAAGCTTGCAAAGTATGGAGCTCTTGAAGTTTATAAAAATTAGATTTTTGTTTGGTGTAAACGGCTTCTCCATAAGTTAAGGCGTCAACTACACCACTTTTTTTTACTTTAGATAAGGTGAATTTTTTTGCGATAATTTTGATCATTCCATGTTCATAGGAAAACGCTTCAATAATGAGATCAAAGTCTTGAAAGGGGGTTAGACGTGTTATAATTATTGGTGTTTTAGTAAAGTTTTCTGCCACAAATAAAATCCTTCAATAAAAAGACTTGAATAAGCTATGATCTTGATCGTTATTATCCATTTTTGCACCGATAGCTCAATCGGATAGAGTACCCGGCTTCGAACCGGGTGGTTAGAGGTTCGAGCCCTCTTCGGTGCGCATTTTACTTTTCATAATACGCATGAATCTTTTTTCTTTAATCTCTTTAACACACCAAGAATACTCTGAATTAATTTTTTCAAAATTAAATAAGGGCAAAACCCATGCTGGTTTAATTTATGAAGAATTTTTTCGAAAAGGTTATGTCAAAGGAGAAAATCGAGCGTTTCTTAATGCGCAAAATCTCTTAAAGGATATTCTATCTTTAACAGATCTGTCAATTCCCAAATTAAGTGGGGAAAAAACGGATGGGAAAACAGGAAAATTTCTCCTTAAAACTGACGATGATTTAGATATTGAGTCTGTGATTATTCCTATGCGATCAGGCCATACCTTATGCGTCTCTTCCCAAATTGGCTGCAATATGGGATGTACATTTTGTGAAACAGGTAGAATGGGGCTTATTCGAAATCTCAGTGTAGAAGAAATTATAGCTCAGGTATTTCATGCCAGATTTTCGTTTGGTATATCTTTAAAAAATATTGTCTTTATGGGAATGGGAGAGCCTTTTGATAATTATGAAAATGTCAAAAAAGCTTGTTTAATCCTCATGGATCCCAAAGGCTTTGGATTTGGTAAAAATCACATTACTGTATCAACTAGCGGAAAGGTAGATGAAATTTATCGTTTTGCTGAAGAAAAAGATTTTGTTCCAAATTTAGCTGTCTCACTAAATGCTTCAAGTGATTTGATAAGGCAAAAAATCATGCCGATCAACCGTAAAGCTAATATGAAGGCTCTTTACGAGGCTATGTACAATTATTGTAATAAATCGCAAAGAGAAATTTTAGTCGCTTATGTATTGATAGAAGGGGTAAATGATCAGCTCAATCATGTTGATGAATTGGCAAATTACCTGCAAGGGTTAAACGTAAAAGTGAATTTGATACCTTATAATCATCAAAGTTGTGAAAGATATAAAGCTCCTTGCATGGAATCTATTGAAGCTTTTGCTAAACAATTACAGCAAAGGGGATTTTATACGCTTTTGCGCCTGACAAAAGGGGATAAAATTATGGCAGCCTGTGGCCAACTTGGCAACTTAAGTTTAAGAAAAAATAAAACAAGTCTAAAAATATCCCTCTAGTTGCTATATAAGCTATATTTTATGATTTTTCCGTCTTAAAATTTTTAAAATTAATTTCTCTTCTTCCGATATTAATTATATTGCTTGTCTCTTCCTTCGTTATCTCTTATAATAGGAATTGAGTCTCTAAACCGAAATCAATGAAGAGGTATTCAATGAGCCGAAAGTCAAAAGCGGAAGAATTTATTAATCAAGAATATGACATTACTGTTACAGGAAGACACGTGTTGGTTACGGACGCAATGAAAGATTATGCGATCGAAAAAGTTTCAAAGATAGATCGTTTTGGTCTTCGCATTGTAGAAGCTATAGTGACGATGGATATTCAAAAACTTGAACATAGAGTCGATATCATTGTTAAAGTCAATGATGTTAAAATTAAAAGTTCAGCTGCGACGGATGATATGTATGCTTCTATCGACAAGGCTGTTGATAAATTGCAAGCGCAAATTAGAAAATATAAGACCCGTTTAAAAGATCACCATGCAAAACCTTTAGAAGTTAT contains these protein-coding regions:
- the ppa gene encoding Inorganic pyrophosphatase: MLYRAHPWHGVQLGENSPEIVNCYIEMVPTDTIKYELDKETGILKVDRPQKYSSLCPSLYGFLPQTYCGKHIGDYCAKKINKSNIKGDDDPLDVCVLTEKTIPRGDIILQAIPIGGFRLLDGDEADDKIIAVLVDDFVYGKIKDISDCPKELIERLRHYFLTYKDSPDRENSKVQITHIFSAKEAHEVIELAFLDYKEKFSI
- the yidD gene encoding Putative membrane protein insertion efficiency factor; the protein is MKTLCIILIRFYQLAISPMLGNCCRFTPSCSEYTLQAIKKYGAFKGSWLGLKRILKCYPSSKYFGDDPVP
- a CDS encoding DNA repair protein RecO, giving the protein MAENFTKTPIIITRLTPFQDFDLIIEAFSYEHGMIKIIAKKFTLSKVKKSGVVDALTYGEAVYTKQKSNFYKLQELHTLQAFLPLRQNLTKLETASTLLKDLKKGLPFEKPTPMLFQLTLSYLKRACLDATNLSESFKLKLLRHEGVYPLSLDNDVYESPTLRLMKEEVYFLNSFTFATSFSSIQSFSIPEEMQNKINILFQESIVT
- the rlmN_1 gene encoding putative dual-specificity RNA methyltransferase RlmN, with product MNLFSLISLTHQEYSELIFSKLNKGKTHAGLIYEEFFRKGYVKGENRAFLNAQNLLKDILSLTDLSIPKLSGEKTDGKTGKFLLKTDDDLDIESVIIPMRSGHTLCVSSQIGCNMGCTFCETGRMGLIRNLSVEEIIAQVFHARFSFGISLKNIVFMGMGEPFDNYENVKKACLILMDPKGFGFGKNHITVSTSGKVDEIYRFAEEKDFVPNLAVSLNASSDLIRQKIMPINRKANMKALYEAMYNYCNKSQREILVAYVLIEGVNDQLNHVDELANYLQGLNVKVNLIPYNHQSCERYKAPCMESIEAFAKQLQQRGFYTLLRLTKGDKIMAACGQLGNLSLRKNKTSLKISL
- the yvyD gene encoding SigL modulation protein, encoding MSRKSKAEEFINQEYDITVTGRHVLVTDAMKDYAIEKVSKIDRFGLRIVEAIVTMDIQKLEHRVDIIVKVNDVKIKSSAATDDMYASIDKAVDKLQAQIRKYKTRLKDHHAKPLEVIDMRVNLVKSYAGEDEWDVNDQIEALNSDNSQSKMGEIVSQKSIPLKTLTPDEALMKIDLSGDNFLIFRNEIDRRINVIYKKNEEDNYGIVEVE